GTTCCCGACTGTCATCGTTATTGAGACTTCTGGGAGAAGTTTGCCGGTCATAGCGTTTTGCTGTAAAGACGGAACCGAGAGGACTCTTCGAGAGTAGAATGGGTCGGAGAGTTTGCGTGACTTTGATTAATTTGCAGTTACAAGGATGATCACCAAAGGACCAGCTTCCCCATGGACATGAACGAGAAGGATCAACGGTACATCGAGGACGCTGTACGACGAGCGACCAACGGAAAGAACAAGCAAAAGACAAAGCCGAAGAATTCTTCCGAAAGAAATCCGAATCATGGCAATCATCAGGCTAGTCCCCGCGAGCGAAACGCGAAGTCGAGAGATCAACCAGGACCCCTAAAAGAACCGAAACGTTGACGACGTTCTAGCATTCTAGCACGTTGCATTTGCTCCTCTAAATCCTGTTTATTTTTCCTCATTGGAACCTCGTTTGGTAATGTTGAATTGAAATTGTGATTATTGTCTGGAATATTGCGACTGCAtcaaattttttcaatgtttaatATGTTAAAAGTggagtataataaaataaaattgattcttTTTTCCCAACCTCTATCCAATTGGAATACAAagcttttataattttcaagataCTTTGTATACCTCGGATTCTAATCCAAATTGTTTACAGACATTACATCTTTGGACTTCTTTGTCTAGGTTCGTGCTCGCGTATTGTATAGTAAAAACTGAATATTCGGTATATGTACTTCATTTTTACTACGGGTGTTTAATACGAGTTGAAGGCTACAAATGTATATGGTGCGTGCATTTAAACGTTGGAAATGAAGTATGTGATAAAATATATACTTGCAAAGTACAGTTTGGCAGTACCACAGATTAATAGATTCACGAGCATAAATATCCTTACGTAcgcttattttattttaatgcgtGTAAGtagttttattaattataaaattataaaaaattttgtttcagtagctattcattttgtattaatCTTACACTTTAAAGCGACATTCTAATTTTGATCTGATAACATCAGTATGATATTTATATGCAGTTATTCAATGTGcacgtaattttatttcttgcattgttaattttttaacaaatcttTACAGGTTTATAGTGTTTACTTTGATTGGTTTTgcatatgtttattaattattactaacaataagaccgtagaccacggtgcccgtgccgtagactggtctggtcatcagagggggtacatcatctgaccgtgattcccctcatctggcgatacTGGGATCGACGTGATCTCGTCAGTGCAGAaggccactgaggagattctgcCTTCTGGTCAGTGAGAAGTACTGAGAAGGCAGATCTTCGCGGAACCAGATTGATCACGAtatcatgaattgttacattctgcaCCGAACGTATTCCAAGTTaagcagatatttcagacgatgttcgACCTACGAGATAATAGtatgtatctcgtcggtgcgtcTCTGATAAGACTGCGGCAGTAGCGCAGGTAAatggatttagattttagatgTTACTGATAGTAAGTAAGACATGCTAGATGTAAGAACGAATGTATTGAAAGATTTTCAATAAAGATCTTGTAttattttctgttttctttATCGTATAAGCACTTAATTAAAACGAATTGTTTAACAACTTTTAATTCATGGCACGTTTCGTTATACATTAGCGTTTCCGAAATCACAGATTTCGCGATTAACTATAAAGTTGGCATGAGAAAATTGCTACGGTTGTTGCCATCTTTAACGTTATCCGTATAAAAGTCAAATGGTAAAATTATTTACAGAAGAATAAGGAAGTACAAAAATAGAACTCGTCGAAAATATACTTAACGTTATTACTATTTACATTATCTCTTAAGTTAAAAATGAAGGAAGGAATATTAATACTTAAACAATGGACCCGTTGTGTCTCGGATTTGGTAGTAATATTACACGTTATTTAAACAGTTCACTGGAAGACTTAAACGCGTTATTATCTAATAATCATTCCATATGTTCCTTCTATAGTTTACTGGCATCCTGAGATCCAACAAATTCGCTGGAACTGTTGTTACTGTTCTGCAGAAGACATTAATCGTCATACACATAAATACAGAAAATCGAATACTTTGATAAGCAATTAaagtgaaaaaaaaacagaaacatTAGTAAAGCATGGACGTGCAGATTGTAAGAATACCATGCACTTAAAAGCGAAGCGTTTTCTACAAAACAGATAGGCCAACAATAAATAATCGTTAAATAATCCCCTATAGATAAGCTAAACTTTGTACGTCGCGTCGTATACTTTGGTAAACAGATATGGTACGATCGATAAATATCACTGGTTCTGAAATGCAAATACGCGTATAGTTCCTTATCTAATATCACTAAGCGGCAATACTAATAGAAATTGCGTttagaaaaatttgtatttgatgTTCCTCACGATATCATATCATTCTCCGTATCAAATTCAGGACTTTTGTGAGAAAGTTGCTGCAACTTATCTTCCAGTTCTTTTATTCGACGGTTTCGTACTCGGCACAAGTCCTTCATCAACGTCTTCTCTTTTTCCAATTTCGTCACCTTCGCGCAATCCTGCGAGATTTATGCAATTAATCTTAACGAATATGAAGTTGTACTTTCCATGTTTACTTACATTGACTATCCCATTGTTTGGAGTCAATACTCCTGACGGTATCTCTGGCACTGTTTGACAACTCTGATTTCTTCTGTTGAATCGCCATTTCCTACATGTCTCACATTCCAATGCGTTCACATCACTCAAAGTCCTCTGAAGTTTTCTTATCTCGCAACCAAGATCCACGTTCTATTAACAAAaaagaatattatattaaataattcctTATTTCTTAATTTCTTACGTTACATATTAACGTCCTACTGTACGCACTTTATTGCGATACGACAGAAGACGTTCCTCCAATTCCTTGCATTTCTGATGATAAGGGAAGTTTTCGCTTTGAATTTGCAGTTCCAGTGTCGCTATGTGCCCATTCTTTAGAACAATCTGTAAATCCAATTCTTGGATCCTCTTTCGTAATATTTGACAAGTTTGACAAGTTTCGTCGCTCTTGTCGATATTTATTTCGTCCGATAGATTTTCGAGTTGCCTCTTTtcgttgaatattttatttctgcttTGTCTTCTTCTGCTAATTCCAAAAGCAGGACTAACACATCTCGAGCCACTGCTGCTGCTCTTTTGGTCCAATCTGTCCTCGTACTCGTTCACTTTCTCTTGTAAGTCTGTGATTTCTCTTCTAAGCGAgttcacaactttttcattatgCAATTTCACATCATCCATCTGCCTTGTGTCGATTTGCGGTCTCGATTTGAACGACTCGAGGTTCTTCTGAAGTTGTTCATTCTCCTCCCTCAGGTTGGTCAACTTTTCTTCCAACTCTCTGATTAGTTTGTTTTCTATTCTATGAAGGTACAATTTATCTTTCAACTTCGCGATCTCCTTTTCACGTTCATGTATGACTCCAGCACGATCTCTCAATAGTTCATccagttctttatttttaacaGATAACTCTTTCACGCGGCTCAAATGTTCTTTAATTTCTATGTCTCTCTGATTCAACAATAATTTCTTGCTTTCCAGTTCCAAGGCAGTTTTATTTTTCTCTTGTAGCAGAGTATCGTATTTACCATCACCCAGTAAGAAGCACGGTGAAGATTGCCTGGACTTGTAGGACGATAAGGTTATCGTGATCTCAGCATTCTCTTGGGACAATAATTCATACTGACCCGTCAAGTCCACTAACTCTTTCAAAATCTTATTTTTTGAATCCTGCAGCTCTATTATACGATTGCTGGCTCCGTCCAAATTATTCTGCAATCTTTTATTTAAATCCTTCAAATTTTCCATCTCCGCTTCCGCCTTGACTTTGCTCGTGCTATTCCTAATCTTCCTCTCCAGCTTCGTGTTTGCACTTTGTAGCTCCTCAAATTTCCCTTTGAGGGCATCCAGCTCCTCCACCAAGGCTATATTTTTGTTGTTCAATTCGTGCAACTGCTTGTTCAATCCAACGTTCTTTATCTGCTCGGAATTTAGTTTATCTTTGATCATTTCGATCTGCTTCTCTTTCTCCATTTTCAGCTCTCCCATTTGTTCTTTATACCGTTCTATAGACGCTTTACGCTCCTTCACCTGATCCTTCAATAGTTCATAATCCGGCAAAGTGGCTTCGAGCTTCGCCTTATATTCGGATATAAGGTcgcatttattttttaacaatgCCGAAATCTCTTCGATTCGGAACGTCGTCTGCTGTACCTCACAATTCACTTCTTTGTGGGCTTCTGTAAGCTGTTCCAACTCGATTCCCAGTTTATTTATGGTCTGATCGTTTGCCTTTAACTCCAACGCGTTCGCGTCAATAATATTCTTCAGCTGCTTTTCATTAGCTTCGAGTCCTTCGATGTTGCTCTTCAGATCCAGATTTTTCGTCTTATAGGATTCTATGGTGTGCACGAGATCCTCTATTCTCTTCTCGTAAGTCTCCTTCTGAGACTTCAATTTCTGCTCAAGTTTGGTCTCTCTCTTATTATGTTCTTCTTGCatctctttctccttcttttGAGCGATCATAATCGCTTCTTCCCGCCGACAATCTACTTTGCACTGTTTATCGAATTCAGTTTGCAAGTTGTTCAATTCAACTTTCAGCGTCTCCACCTTCTCTTTAAGCGTCTCTTTCTCGAGATTGTTCTCCTCCAAGACACGCTCCAACTCGTAGATCTTGTCCTGTTGTTGTTTGTGGGTTGACTCGCGTTTTGTCAAGTCCATCTGCAATTTTTCAGTCTCCCTCTCCAGTTCATCGGCCCACGACGTGGCACGTTTCTCTGCGTCAGCGCTCTGCCTTTTCTCGTCCTCTAGTTTCTGTTTATCTTGTTCGAATAGTTCTTTCATAGTTTTGATCATTTCCTCTTCCTTGGTCATGACAGTCTGCAGAAAGATTATGAAAATTTCGTTTGCAGTCTTGCTCAAGAGGTCCACCGAATTCAATTTATGCTTCAACGCTTTCAGTTCCTTAATCATGGATTCCTTAACTGTGCTCAATTCTCCCTTCACCTTCTTATCGTCATTAGCTAATGCTTTCTCCTCGAGGAACATGTACTCGTTCTCCTTCATTTCTTGGAATTTTAACTCGATGGCTCGAAGCTTCGTAAGCTCTTGCGTCAGATTGTCGTTCTCGTCAACGTACTTGCTTAGCGTTTCGTTAATCTTCTGCAGCTTGATCTCGGATTCTTTCGTGTACTGTTCAAACTTCTTTTCTATGATTTCAAATTCCGTTTTATATTTAATCGCTAGATTGTCTTTGGAATCGGTTACAAGTTTTTCGAGCGCTTGTAAATTCTGCTTTAATACTTCCTTTTCAAGTTCGCTTTCCTCCAGAAGAGTTTCCAGTTGCGAAACCTTTTCTTGCACTTCTTTGTACAGGCTTTCCTGTTTTCCTAAATCCGTCTGCAGCTTCTCCACATCCGTTTCCAACGCCTTGGCCCACAATGTAGCTCGTTTCTCCGCGTCCGAGCACTGTTTCTTTTCCGCATCTATTTTCTGATATTCCTCTTGCAATAAATTCAATTCATTCGAGTATTTCTGCTCGATGGTCTCTTTAACAACAGCCAATTCGTTTTTCTGAGTCAGCATCGAGTCCAACTCGTTCTTCAGAGACGAGACACACTCGTTTAAATCGTCTATGGTTTTATGCAGCCTATTAATGACAATATCTTTGTTCTCCAATTCCATTTCTAGCTTCAACTTCCCGCTCTctatctccttctctttctcagAATACTGTTCGATCTCCTTGTTCATGTTTAATAATTCAGCTTCAAGAACGTGCGCCTTTTCTGTGGCAGTGGCCGCCGATATTTCAGTATCCGATACCCTCTGTTGCAGCTGTTCATTAATACTTCGCAACGTATTGATCTCTTTCAATAAACTTGCTTTTTCCGTTCTGAATTTATTCAGCATGGAAGTAAAGTTCACGCTATTTTTCTTCAACTCGTCTATGTCATCTCTCACTTGATCAATACTGATTTGGATCTTCTGAATTCTACTCTCGtctttaacaatatttttcttcgGCTTGATGTCTTTCGAGTCGCCCACTTCATCGTGAAGCTTTTCGAGTTCGTCGCATTTTTCCTGATACAAAACAATTAGCTTGTCATTGTCATCCTTCATCGTTTGCAACTCGTTGTTCAGATGGTCAACTTTCTTCTCGATGAAGCTGACGTTCAATCCGTCCGCGAAACTGGTGTTCAAGGATGTGTCAGCGAAGCTCAAGTTCAGGTCCTGATTGACTTTCGACTTCAACGCCTCGATGTCCAAGCATTTCTGATCGAATTGCTTTTGTAGCTCTTCCACTTTACGGTTTAGAATTTTCTTCTCGATCTTCAGGGATATGCGACTGTCGTTCAAGTTCCTCAAGTGCGCGCATTGGCTGCAGGTGGTCAGCTTCAAGTCGCTCAGCTTCTTGTTCAAAGAAGTTAGTTCGCTGATCTTTTCCTGTAACATtgcaattttctcaaacaaGGCCTCGCGACTTTCTTCCGACGACACCTCTTCGAACGTGCCCGACGAATGTGGCGAAGAACTAGTAAATTTCTCGCTACGCGAATTGTCTAGATCCTGTATAGTCTCGAACAAGTTGTTCGAAAATTTTGCATTCTCCTCCGATAACATTGTTACCTTCATCTTCAACTCCAAGACTTCGGTTTTCAGAATATGGTTCTCCGATCGCAAATGTTCGACATCGTTGTCAGTAGCATTCGCTTGCTCCGTGATTATTATCTTGTTCTTCAGTACGTCGCACTCCTTTTGCAACATCTCATTCTCCTCGATCTTGTCCATTAAGTCAGTTGAAAGATTGTTGTTCTCGATCATCAAGCCCTCATTCCTCTTTGTGAGAGCCGCGAGTTGGTCTTTGTACAAACACTCGTGATCGTACAACAGCGGCTTACTCTCTTTGATCTTCTCGAGCTCCTCATTCTTTTCTGCAAGAGTGGCGCTTAGATCAATGTTCTCTGACACTAAAGTATCAATTTTAATCTGATAATTCACAGGCAGTTGTTCGTCGTTGCGAGGTTCCGACATTTGTGAACGGAGAGATTGCAGCTGATTTTTTAGAACCGCTAAATTACATTCCAAATTGATTTTCTCTTCCATGACCTGTGAAATGCGCGCGTGCAAGCCGTCGATCGTTTTCCGGATATTAAGTTCGGCTTCATTCATGCGTTCCTTCTCGGCGTTCAATTTCGTCGACATTTCCATGTTTTCGTTTGTTAGCAATAAGATAGTCTGTTGCAACTTTTCTATGTCCGCCTTGAGACCTTGGACGTCACTTTTTATTTCTTCCAGTTCCTGAATCTTTAATTCAAGTTTCTCCGTTAGCTCCACTTTCTCTTCTTCCAATTGGACTATCAAACTCGAGGAGTGCAAGTGAAGTTCCTCTTCCTTGTGTCTGATCAAGTCAGATTGCTTCAACAATTGATCATCCACGTTCTAAAAGTCAAGTAGAAGATTACGTtgcgttctaatatttttaatatacgattattgaaattgtcaagatgcatccatgaggaattattcaacaaatctaTTCCTTTGGATACATGTTAGTTAAAATAGACACTCGATAGAcacattctcgttatttttataaaggaaTGTAAGATAGTTAACAAAAGTTAATTACACTCACATTGATGCCAGGATGGCCTTCCTCGCGCAATATCTGTTTCTCTAAAGTGGTGAACTCGCGGAGTTCAACAAGATCTTTGGTCAGGTCGAAAATATATTTGCGTAGAATTTTCTTTGGTGTGCTAGGAGATTCTAGAGTGCTGTTTCTGTGAACAAAATTACACTAAATTACTGCCACCGTCATAATTATTGCTTTCGACGAGCAACGAATACCTGAATATTGTTTGTACAGATGAATCTTGTCTATCAGGCGTCACGCGGCCGTCAATATCTTCAAATTCTCCGACGGTTAAGTTATCGGTAACATCAACATCCTCTTCTTCGAGACTACCAGCATTTTCTTTGGACTCGGAATCCAGTTTCCATTCGATCAAATCTAATTCAAAGTCGGCAAGTGCTGTCCGCAACGCTGAAAATGTGAAACATACCAGTCACGGTACTGCGAAGACATTTTCTGTAAGAAGACAGTGCAACACGATTAATTTACTCTGATTTTGGACATCGACCGAGTGCATGTTGCCTTTTCCGTGTGGTTTTTCAGGCGATATTTCTTTAATCGTTGGCAATCCGGATTTATTTTGGTATACAGGCAAGTGCGATTTGAACGTTCCACTGTTGCACCCACTTTGTCGTCTTCTAGTTCTACATTTATATGGTTCCGAACGGTCCGAGGTGCTTCCGGAAATAATTTGCTTCTGAAGCAACCGGATTTGGTCCTCTACTAAACGATTGTTTTGATACTCCTCTCGTAACTTGGAATCTTCGTTATCTACGTCTATGGATGGATTTCCATTCTTTATACTCTAATAAAACGAATTTGAACGTAAAATACATGGAAATCATTCGAACAAAAATTTTGCAGCGTTCGTAAAGTATAAATAAACGAACCTGCAGCTCTGTTTGAAGTTTAGTTAGCAGTTTCGAGTAACGTA
This genomic stretch from Lasioglossum baleicum chromosome 4, iyLasBale1, whole genome shotgun sequence harbors:
- the LOC143208341 gene encoding uncharacterized protein LOC143208341 isoform X2, with the translated sequence MSDNIKVGIRLKPMIHNEKDENLSTEWIVRGNSIVCSDPEAVKRGNTEFHFDYVFDSDATSHNVFDSIVKPIVNATLNGINGTVFCYGQHRSGKTYTMIGNKEEPGIIQICIKYIFNTISNTIGREFLLRVSYLEISNEAVNDLLNVNGIDLKLHEDANECTTVNCKEEVSESSDDMLSILKRGNRNTCKEEINRNQWRRDHKIFRITIESREIGDTSGKVQVSQLNLVDLAGFERAHKIDDAQEQQIDVSLLAFESTIVQLDELQNVQRDISLPKSKLTQLLQPSLSGNCLIAIIFTVVPISLEETYFSLSFACQAKKIKNKPKKNEVTSDTSLLSIKNGNPSIDVDNEDSKLREEYQNNRLVEDQIRLLQKQIISGSTSDRSEPYKCRTRRRQSGCNSGTFKSHLPVYQNKSGLPTIKEISPEKPHGKGNMHSVDVQNQTLRTALADFELDLIEWKLDSESKENAGSLEEEDVDVTDNLTVGEFEDIDGRVTPDRQDSSVQTIFRNSTLESPSTPKKILRKYIFDLTKDLVELREFTTLEKQILREEGHPGINNVDDQLLKQSDLIRHKEEELHLHSSSLIVQLEEEKVELTEKLELKIQELEEIKSDVQGLKADIEKLQQTILLLTNENMEMSTKLNAEKERMNEAELNIRKTIDGLHARISQVMEEKINLECNLAVLKNQLQSLRSQMSEPRNDEQLPVNYQIKIDTLVSENIDLSATLAEKNEELEKIKESKPLLYDHECLYKDQLAALTKRNEGLMIENNNLSTDLMDKIEENEMLQKECDVLKNKIIITEQANATDNDVEHLRSENHILKTEVLELKMKVTMLSEENAKFSNNLFETIQDLDNSRSEKFTSSSPHSSGTFEEVSSEESREALFEKIAMLQEKISELTSLNKKLSDLKLTTCSQCAHLRNLNDSRISLKIEKKILNRKVEELQKQFDQKCLDIEALKSKVNQDLNLSFADTSLNTSFADGLNVSFIEKKVDHLNNELQTMKDDNDKLIVLYQEKCDELEKLHDEVGDSKDIKPKKNIVKDESRIQKIQISIDQVRDDIDELKKNSVNFTSMLNKFRTEKASLLKEINTLRSINEQLQQRVSDTEISAATATEKAHVLEAELLNMNKEIEQYSEKEKEIESGKLKLEMELENKDIVINRLHKTIDDLNECVSSLKNELDSMLTQKNELAVVKETIEQKYSNELNLLQEEYQKIDAEKKQCSDAEKRATLWAKALETDVEKLQTDLGKQESLYKEVQEKVSQLETLLEESELEKEVLKQNLQALEKLVTDSKDNLAIKYKTEFEIIEKKFEQYTKESEIKLQKINETLSKYVDENDNLTQELTKLRAIELKFQEMKENEYMFLEEKALANDDKKVKGELSTVKESMIKELKALKHKLNSVDLLSKTANEIFIIFLQTVMTKEEEMIKTMKELFEQDKQKLEDEKRQSADAEKRATSWADELERETEKLQMDLTKRESTHKQQQDKIYELERVLEENNLEKETLKEKVETLKVELNNLQTEFDKQCKVDCRREEAIMIAQKKEKEMQEEHNKRETKLEQKLKSQKETYEKRIEDLVHTIESYKTKNLDLKSNIEGLEANEKQLKNIIDANALELKANDQTINKLGIELEQLTEAHKEVNCEVQQTTFRIEEISALLKNKCDLISEYKAKLEATLPDYELLKDQVKERKASIERYKEQMGELKMEKEKQIEMIKDKLNSEQIKNVGLNKQLHELNNKNIALVEELDALKGKFEELQSANTKLERKIRNSTSKVKAEAEMENLKDLNKRLQNNLDGASNRIIELQDSKNKILKELVDLTGQYELLSQENAEITITLSSYKSRQSSPCFLLGDGKYDTLLQEKNKTALELESKKLLLNQRDIEIKEHLSRVKELSVKNKELDELLRDRAGVIHEREKEIAKLKDKLYLHRIENKLIRELEEKLTNLREENEQLQKNLESFKSRPQIDTRQMDDVKLHNEKVVNSLRREITDLQEKVNEYEDRLDQKSSSSGSRCVSPAFGISRRRQSRNKIFNEKRQLENLSDEINIDKSDETCQTCQILRKRIQELDLQIVLKNGHIATLELQIQSENFPYHQKCKELEERLLSYRNKNVDLGCEIRKLQRTLSDVNALECETCRKWRFNRRNQSCQTVPEIPSGVLTPNNGIVNDCAKVTKLEKEKTLMKDLCRVRNRRIKELEDKLQQLSHKSPEFDTENDMISTVTTVPANLLDLRMPVNYRRNIWNDY
- the LOC143208341 gene encoding uncharacterized protein LOC143208341 isoform X3; the protein is MLSILKRGNRNTCKEEINRNQWRRDHKIFRITIESREIGDTSGKVQVSQLNLVDLAGFERAHKIDDAQEQQIDVSLLAFESTIVQLDELQNVQRDISLPKSKLTQLLQPSLSGNCLIAIIFTVVPISLEETYFSLSFACQAKKIKNKPKKNEVTSDTSLLVRYSKLLTKLQTELQSIKNGNPSIDVDNEDSKLREEYQNNRLVEDQIRLLQKQIISGSTSDRSEPYKCRTRRRQSGCNSGTFKSHLPVYQNKSGLPTIKEISPEKPHGKGNMHSVDVQNQTLRTALADFELDLIEWKLDSESKENAGSLEEEDVDVTDNLTVGEFEDIDGRVTPDRQDSSVQTIFRNSTLESPSTPKKILRKYIFDLTKDLVELREFTTLEKQILREEGHPGINNVDDQLLKQSDLIRHKEEELHLHSSSLIVQLEEEKVELTEKLELKIQELEEIKSDVQGLKADIEKLQQTILLLTNENMEMSTKLNAEKERMNEAELNIRKTIDGLHARISQVMEEKINLECNLAVLKNQLQSLRSQMSEPRNDEQLPVNYQIKIDTLVSENIDLSATLAEKNEELEKIKESKPLLYDHECLYKDQLAALTKRNEGLMIENNNLSTDLMDKIEENEMLQKECDVLKNKIIITEQANATDNDVEHLRSENHILKTEVLELKMKVTMLSEENAKFSNNLFETIQDLDNSRSEKFTSSSPHSSGTFEEVSSEESREALFEKIAMLQEKISELTSLNKKLSDLKLTTCSQCAHLRNLNDSRISLKIEKKILNRKVEELQKQFDQKCLDIEALKSKVNQDLNLSFADTSLNTSFADGLNVSFIEKKVDHLNNELQTMKDDNDKLIVLYQEKCDELEKLHDEVGDSKDIKPKKNIVKDESRIQKIQISIDQVRDDIDELKKNSVNFTSMLNKFRTEKASLLKEINTLRSINEQLQQRVSDTEISAATATEKAHVLEAELLNMNKEIEQYSEKEKEIESGKLKLEMELENKDIVINRLHKTIDDLNECVSSLKNELDSMLTQKNELAVVKETIEQKYSNELNLLQEEYQKIDAEKKQCSDAEKRATLWAKALETDVEKLQTDLGKQESLYKEVQEKVSQLETLLEESELEKEVLKQNLQALEKLVTDSKDNLAIKYKTEFEIIEKKFEQYTKESEIKLQKINETLSKYVDENDNLTQELTKLRAIELKFQEMKENEYMFLEEKALANDDKKVKGELSTVKESMIKELKALKHKLNSVDLLSKTANEIFIIFLQTVMTKEEEMIKTMKELFEQDKQKLEDEKRQSADAEKRATSWADELERETEKLQMDLTKRESTHKQQQDKIYELERVLEENNLEKETLKEKVETLKVELNNLQTEFDKQCKVDCRREEAIMIAQKKEKEMQEEHNKRETKLEQKLKSQKETYEKRIEDLVHTIESYKTKNLDLKSNIEGLEANEKQLKNIIDANALELKANDQTINKLGIELEQLTEAHKEVNCEVQQTTFRIEEISALLKNKCDLISEYKAKLEATLPDYELLKDQVKERKASIERYKEQMGELKMEKEKQIEMIKDKLNSEQIKNVGLNKQLHELNNKNIALVEELDALKGKFEELQSANTKLERKIRNSTSKVKAEAEMENLKDLNKRLQNNLDGASNRIIELQDSKNKILKELVDLTGQYELLSQENAEITITLSSYKSRQSSPCFLLGDGKYDTLLQEKNKTALELESKKLLLNQRDIEIKEHLSRVKELSVKNKELDELLRDRAGVIHEREKEIAKLKDKLYLHRIENKLIRELEEKLTNLREENEQLQKNLESFKSRPQIDTRQMDDVKLHNEKVVNSLRREITDLQEKVNEYEDRLDQKSSSSGSRCVSPAFGISRRRQSRNKIFNEKRQLENLSDEINIDKSDETCQTCQILRKRIQELDLQIVLKNGHIATLELQIQSENFPYHQKCKELEERLLSYRNKNVDLGCEIRKLQRTLSDVNALECETCRKWRFNRRNQSCQTVPEIPSGVLTPNNGIVNDCAKVTKLEKEKTLMKDLCRVRNRRIKELEDKLQQLSHKSPEFDTENDMISTVTTVPANLLDLRMPVNYRRNIWNDY
- the LOC143208341 gene encoding uncharacterized protein LOC143208341 isoform X1 — translated: MSDNIKVGIRLKPMIHNEKDENLSTEWIVRGNSIVCSDPEAVKRGNTEFHFDYVFDSDATSHNVFDSIVKPIVNATLNGINGTVFCYGQHRSGKTYTMIGNKEEPGIIQICIKYIFNTISNTIGREFLLRVSYLEISNEAVNDLLNVNGIDLKLHEDANECTTVNCKEEVSESSDDMLSILKRGNRNTCKEEINRNQWRRDHKIFRITIESREIGDTSGKVQVSQLNLVDLAGFERAHKIDDAQEQQIDVSLLAFESTIVQLDELQNVQRDISLPKSKLTQLLQPSLSGNCLIAIIFTVVPISLEETYFSLSFACQAKKIKNKPKKNEVTSDTSLLVRYSKLLTKLQTELQSIKNGNPSIDVDNEDSKLREEYQNNRLVEDQIRLLQKQIISGSTSDRSEPYKCRTRRRQSGCNSGTFKSHLPVYQNKSGLPTIKEISPEKPHGKGNMHSVDVQNQTLRTALADFELDLIEWKLDSESKENAGSLEEEDVDVTDNLTVGEFEDIDGRVTPDRQDSSVQTIFRNSTLESPSTPKKILRKYIFDLTKDLVELREFTTLEKQILREEGHPGINNVDDQLLKQSDLIRHKEEELHLHSSSLIVQLEEEKVELTEKLELKIQELEEIKSDVQGLKADIEKLQQTILLLTNENMEMSTKLNAEKERMNEAELNIRKTIDGLHARISQVMEEKINLECNLAVLKNQLQSLRSQMSEPRNDEQLPVNYQIKIDTLVSENIDLSATLAEKNEELEKIKESKPLLYDHECLYKDQLAALTKRNEGLMIENNNLSTDLMDKIEENEMLQKECDVLKNKIIITEQANATDNDVEHLRSENHILKTEVLELKMKVTMLSEENAKFSNNLFETIQDLDNSRSEKFTSSSPHSSGTFEEVSSEESREALFEKIAMLQEKISELTSLNKKLSDLKLTTCSQCAHLRNLNDSRISLKIEKKILNRKVEELQKQFDQKCLDIEALKSKVNQDLNLSFADTSLNTSFADGLNVSFIEKKVDHLNNELQTMKDDNDKLIVLYQEKCDELEKLHDEVGDSKDIKPKKNIVKDESRIQKIQISIDQVRDDIDELKKNSVNFTSMLNKFRTEKASLLKEINTLRSINEQLQQRVSDTEISAATATEKAHVLEAELLNMNKEIEQYSEKEKEIESGKLKLEMELENKDIVINRLHKTIDDLNECVSSLKNELDSMLTQKNELAVVKETIEQKYSNELNLLQEEYQKIDAEKKQCSDAEKRATLWAKALETDVEKLQTDLGKQESLYKEVQEKVSQLETLLEESELEKEVLKQNLQALEKLVTDSKDNLAIKYKTEFEIIEKKFEQYTKESEIKLQKINETLSKYVDENDNLTQELTKLRAIELKFQEMKENEYMFLEEKALANDDKKVKGELSTVKESMIKELKALKHKLNSVDLLSKTANEIFIIFLQTVMTKEEEMIKTMKELFEQDKQKLEDEKRQSADAEKRATSWADELERETEKLQMDLTKRESTHKQQQDKIYELERVLEENNLEKETLKEKVETLKVELNNLQTEFDKQCKVDCRREEAIMIAQKKEKEMQEEHNKRETKLEQKLKSQKETYEKRIEDLVHTIESYKTKNLDLKSNIEGLEANEKQLKNIIDANALELKANDQTINKLGIELEQLTEAHKEVNCEVQQTTFRIEEISALLKNKCDLISEYKAKLEATLPDYELLKDQVKERKASIERYKEQMGELKMEKEKQIEMIKDKLNSEQIKNVGLNKQLHELNNKNIALVEELDALKGKFEELQSANTKLERKIRNSTSKVKAEAEMENLKDLNKRLQNNLDGASNRIIELQDSKNKILKELVDLTGQYELLSQENAEITITLSSYKSRQSSPCFLLGDGKYDTLLQEKNKTALELESKKLLLNQRDIEIKEHLSRVKELSVKNKELDELLRDRAGVIHEREKEIAKLKDKLYLHRIENKLIRELEEKLTNLREENEQLQKNLESFKSRPQIDTRQMDDVKLHNEKVVNSLRREITDLQEKVNEYEDRLDQKSSSSGSRCVSPAFGISRRRQSRNKIFNEKRQLENLSDEINIDKSDETCQTCQILRKRIQELDLQIVLKNGHIATLELQIQSENFPYHQKCKELEERLLSYRNKNVDLGCEIRKLQRTLSDVNALECETCRKWRFNRRNQSCQTVPEIPSGVLTPNNGIVNDCAKVTKLEKEKTLMKDLCRVRNRRIKELEDKLQQLSHKSPEFDTENDMISTVTTVPANLLDLRMPVNYRRNIWNDY